In Mytilus edulis chromosome 7, xbMytEdul2.2, whole genome shotgun sequence, a single genomic region encodes these proteins:
- the LOC139483405 gene encoding uncharacterized protein — translation MKDIRSIDRGKCLNCHECEEFTGTLRCDYCDCVAAKHIRKQEEEAITGDESNKHFKLDTLEHSGHSDVGLTSLTSGFENLEENCVEEVSNVNDSIFHDGISRLESLISELEKEEDEKFNVSCKFKVEEDGKSMFSCSLCNKNYKLGDFGKKIQNVKFHASSRGHLANVYAVGMNKEFFCLIERMHIVAAAKLT, via the exons ATGAAAGACATACGAAGCATTGACAGAGGGAAATGTTTAAATTGTCATGAATGTGAGGAATTTACTGGAACTTTAAGATGTGATTATTGTGACTGTGTAGCTGCAAAACACATTCGAAAACAAGAGGAGGAAGCTATAACGggagatgaatcaaacaaacattTCAAATTGGACACTTTGGAACATAGTGGTCATAGTGATGTAGGATTAACATCACTGACGAGTGGGTTCGAGAATTTAGAAGAAAACTGCGTAGAAGAAGTTTCAAATG TTAATGATAGCATTTTCCATGATGGGATTTCAAGATTGGAGAGTCTTATTAGTGAACTAGAGAAAGAAGAAGATGAAAAATTCAATGTAAGCTGTAAATTTAAAGTTGAGGAAGATGGAAAATCTATGTTTTCTTGCTCTCTTTGCAACAAAAATTACAAGTTGGGAGATTTTGGAAAGAAAATCCAAAATGTTAAATTTCATGCCAGTTCAAGGGGACATTTGGCAAATGTTTATGCAGTTGGGATGAACAAGGAATTTTTCTGCTTAATCGAAAGAATGCACATTGTCGCTGCTGCAAAATTGACATAA